Proteins encoded by one window of Glycine soja cultivar W05 chromosome 15, ASM419377v2, whole genome shotgun sequence:
- the LOC114386969 gene encoding dnaJ homolog subfamily C member 14-like — MARKGTQQKNGVDRHGLNNKKGVSGGVLPGMKGHGKGGPVKVFPREGLAETDSIGVSQTACDGRSSGDDYNNEQRSEKISGKEKQGMAGKHDLEESSSFESNSGDGSLNSEAEASIQEENGTLPRSNQGQQSIKSRLSCILDSLLLKSVVEKVELADNVIIRRLRLSVFSIFTAASEWLNRHTPLFVSLRTIMFETCNTVRTKVVQAYPVVLKWLMHLGNIMLLLLVFWLDCALRGVDSFVRMGTTSFFSVIWCSIFSVISMIGMLKFLAVLGLAALIGFFLGLMLAILVVAIIGVVTLWFYGSFWTTAFFIILGGLAFMLRHERVALLITTVYSVYCAWLYVGWLGLLLAFNLTFISSDVLIYFLKKNIEQQSRSNPFEHRAGMHEPGFSDEPTHASSSENGQGPSADRNAGIPSTSGVDSDVTSEDEVVRLLNCSDHYAALGFMRYQNIDVSILKREYRKKAMLVHPDKNMGNEKAAEAFKKLQNAYEILMDSLKRKAYDDELRREEILSVFRRFNDASRKNGRHGFFPSGFARSDADGEDPFGDSRRIACKRCGGFHVWIHTKKQKSRARWCQDCQDFHQAKDGDGWVEQSSQPFLFGLLQKVDAPSAYVCAGSRIYDATEWYICQGMRCPANTHKPSFHVNTNLMSKHNSGKGTSSGQRGGRMPTPNIEETMTEEEFFEWLQNAVQTGAFDNFSGTATESPSPKSGNGMKSPGSSSGGAGATATASGSSSKRKKKGKKQW; from the exons ATGGCTCGGAAGGGTACTCAGCAGAAGAATGGAGTGGACCGTCATGGATTGAATAACAAAAAAGGGGTTTCTGGTGGCGTGCTTCCGGGAATGAAAGGCCATGGTAAAGGAGGGCCGGTGAAGGTTTTCCCGAGGGAGGGACTTGCAGAAACTGATAGTATCGGTGTTTCGCAGACTGCATGTGATGGTAGATCTTCAGGTGATGACTATAACAATGAGCAGAGGTCTGAAAAGATTTCTGGGAAAGAGAAGCAAGGGATGGCTGGGAAGCATGACCTGGAGGAGTCCTCATCCTTTGAGAGTAATTCGGGAGATGGCAGTctgaattctgaagctgaagcttcaatacaagaagaaaatgggACTTTACCTAGAAGTAATCAAGGTCAACAGAGTATAAAGAGTAGATTGAGCTGTATACTGGATAGTTTGCTCCTGAAAAGTGTGGTGGAAAAAGTAGAGCTTGCCGATAATGTGATAATTAGGAGATTAAGGTTGTCAGTGTTTTCCATCTTTACAGCAGCTTCAGAGTGGTTAAATAGGCATACTCCATTGTTTGTATCTCTTAGAACCATCATGTTTGAAACCTGCAATACTGTCAGAACGAAGGTCGTGCAGGCATATCCTGTAGTTCTGAAGTGGCTCATGCATCTTGGAAACATAATGCTCCTATTATTGGTGTTTTGGTTGGACTGTGCCCTTCGAGGTGTTGATTCTTTTGTGCGTATGGGTACAACATCCTTCTTCTCTGTTATATGGTGTAGCATATTCTCGGTGATTAGTATGATAGGGATGCTCAAGTTTCTTGCTGTCCTG GGCCTGGCTGCCTTGATTGGATTTTTTCTTGGGCTTATGCTTGCAATTTTGGTAGTTGCAATCATTGGAGTTGTTACCTTGTGGTTTTATGGTAGCTTTTGGACAACAGCATTTTTCATCATTCTTGGAG gATTGGCATTTATGTTAAGACATGAACGGGTGGCACTGCTTATTACCACAGTGTATTCTGTCTATTGTGCATGGCTGTATGTTGGGTGGCTTGGTTTGCTATTGgcttttaatttaacttttatctCTAGTGATGTTCTGATATACTTCCTGAAGAAAAACATAGAACAACAGAGTAGATCCAATCCTTTTGAGCATAGAGCTGGAATGCATGAACCAGGATTTAGTGATGAACCGACACATGCTTCTTCCTCTGAAAATGGACAGGGACCATCTGCAGATCGCAATGCTGGCATCCCTTCAACTAGTGGGGTTGATTCTGATGTAACTTCTGAAGATGAAGTTGTCCGTTTGTTGAACTGCTCTGATCATTATGCAGCACTGGGATTCATGCGGTATCAAAATATTGATGTTTCAATACTAAAGCGGGAATACAGGAAAAAG GCAATGTTGGTACATCCTGATAAAAATATGGGTAATGAAAAGGCTGCAGAAGCCTTTAAGAAACTTCAAAATGCATATGAG ATTCTAATGGATTCGTTAAAGCGAAAAGCTTATGATGATGAGCTAAGGAGAGAGGAGATTTTGAGTGTATTTCGTAGATTTAATGATGCTTCTCGTAAG AATGGTAGGCATGGATTCTTTCCTTCAGGATTTGCACGGTCTGATGCAGATGGTGAGGACCCATTTGGTGATTCAAGGCGAATTGCCTGCAAAAGGTGTGGTGGCTTTCATGTCTGGATACACACCAAGAAACAAAAGTCTCGGGCAAGATGGTGCCAG gaTTGCCAAGATTTTCATCAAGCTAAGGATGGTGATGGATGGGTTGAACAATCTTCCCAACCATTTCTTTTTGGCTTATTGCAGAAG GTTGATGCTCCTTCAGCATATGTGTGTGCTGGTAGCAGGATATATGATGCCACCGAATGGTATATCTGTCAG GGCATGAGATGTCCAGCGAATACTCATAAGCCAAGTTTTCATGTGAACACAAATTTAATGTCCAAGCATAATTCTGGCAAAGGAACTAGTTCAGGTCAAAGAGGTGGGCGTATGCCAACACCTAACATCGAAGAAACCATGACTGAGGAAGAATTCTTTGAGTGGTTACAGAATGCAGTACAGACTGGTGCATTTGACAATTTTAGTGGTACTGCAACAGAGAGCCCATCTCCCAAATCTGGAAATGGAATGAAAAGTCCTGGCAGTAGTAGTGGTGGTGCGGGTGCCACTGCCACTGCCAGTGGTAGTAGTAGCAAgcgaaagaaaaagggaaaaaagcaATGGTGA
- the LOC114385812 gene encoding uncharacterized protein LOC114385812 has protein sequence MEAKSLLQGSSLKPSYPLPKLSKTTMMTANCVRFSFNYNNPCLLFANGYPSSSSLPLSLQNKPRKSASVIVSARKKDKKEDTHSSVPKPDEVTGFFPEAVLLKKRTVEEEGKLLPEFEDAEERQLFEALMLELDSDMDVEILRHYEVMYLIHEKHEEEVAAVNEKIQDFLREKKGQVWRLNDWGMRRLAYKIKKANNAHYMLINFELDAKYINDFKTLLDQDERVIRHLVIKRDEAITEDCPPPPEFHTLRANADDNDDEEFDENYDDDWDGEDEEDGNDGDDGENGIIFVDDDDDDIDSRNETPANVRQPDIRKLRAENVGR, from the exons ATGGAGGCAAAGTCACTGCTCCAGGGTTCATCTCTTAAACCTTCTTATCCCCTCCCTAAGCTTTCAAAAACCACGATGATGACAGCTAATTGCGTTAGATTCAGTTTTAACTACAACAACCCATGTCTCTTATTCGCAAATGGgtacccttcttcttcttcacttccacttTCTCTTCAGAATAAGCCCAGAAAATCAGCATCAGTGATTGTGAGTGCCcgaaagaaagataagaaagaaGATACCCATAGCTCTGTTCCCAAACCCGATGAGGTCACGGGTTTCTTCCCCGAAGCCGTGCTCCTTAAAAAG AGAACAGTTGAGGAAGAAGGTAAGCTTCTCCCGGAGTTTGAAGACGCTGAGGAAA GACAACTCTTTGAAGCGCTGATGCTTGAGCTAGATAGTGATATGGATGTTGAAATAT TGCGCCACTACGAGGTTATGTACTTAATTCATGAGAAGCATGAAGAAGAGGTTGCAGCTGTCAATGAGAAAATTCAAG ACTTTTTGAGGGAGAAGAAAGGGCAGGTTTGGAGACTGAATGATTGGGGTATGAGAAGGCTagcttacaaaataaaaaaagctaaCAATGCCCACTACATGCTGATAAACTTCGAGTTGGATGCCAAATATATCAACGATTTCAAGACTCTGTTGGACCAAGATGAAAGAGTTATTCGGCATCTTGTGATAAAGAGGGATGAGGCAATCACTGAAGATTGCCCTCCTCCTCCGGAGTTTCATACACTGCGTGCAAATGcagatgataatgatgatgaagAATTTGATGAAAATTATGATGATGACTGGGATGGTGAAGATGAGGAGGATGGCAATGACGGCGATGATGGCGAAAATGGTATTATTTTTGTAGATGACGACGACGACGATATAGATTCTAGAAATGAGACACCAGCAAATGTTAGACAACCAGATATAAGAAAATTGAGGGCTGAGAATGTAGGTAGGTAA